One Candidatus Cetobacterium colombiensis genomic window carries:
- a CDS encoding polysaccharide deacetylase family protein, with amino-acid sequence MKRILKLLSIICVYFVIFFKGNATEKIYSSGDKKIKKIALTFDDGPNTSSLSNILDLLKKEKIKASFFFVGNRVVLNKEEVKRAFDEGHLVLNHSYSHSNFGTATKDKVFSEIENTNSVIKDITGVSPKLYRPPYGIITENVKKAVSELGMNIVLWNVDGEDWNKKRTIEQVVSTQEKETKNGSVILMHTQPDKNTSYEALLKLIPYYRDKGYEFVKLDELLDIEAYKN; translated from the coding sequence ATGAAAAGAATTTTAAAATTATTATCAATAATTTGTGTATATTTTGTTATTTTTTTTAAAGGAAATGCAACTGAAAAAATATATTCTTCTGGAGATAAAAAGATTAAAAAAATAGCTTTAACTTTTGATGATGGACCAAATACTAGTTCACTTTCTAATATTTTAGATCTTTTGAAGAAAGAAAAAATAAAAGCATCATTTTTCTTTGTAGGAAATAGAGTTGTTTTAAATAAAGAGGAAGTGAAAAGAGCTTTTGATGAAGGGCATTTAGTCCTAAATCATAGTTATAGTCATTCAAATTTTGGAACAGCTACTAAAGATAAAGTTTTCTCAGAAATAGAAAATACAAATTCTGTAATAAAAGATATAACAGGAGTAAGTCCTAAATTATATAGACCTCCTTATGGAATAATTACAGAAAATGTTAAAAAAGCTGTAAGTGAATTAGGGATGAATATTGTTTTATGGAATGTAGACGGAGAAGATTGGAACAAAAAGAGAACAATAGAACAGGTTGTAAGTACCCAAGAAAAAGAAACTAAAAACGGAAGTGTTATCCTTATGCATACACAACCAGATAAAAACACATCTTATGAAGCTTTATTGAAACTAATTCCATATTATAGAGATAAAGGGTATGAATTTGTAAAATTAGATGAACTTTTAGATATTGAAGCGTATAAAAATTAA